GGGCTGGCCCGCATCCCCACCGGCCGCGCCGTCTACGATGGCGAAAAAGTCGCCTATTACGACTTCCAGCACTGGTTGTCCTGACCGCGAGCCGCGATCAGGTCGCCCGGCGTGTTCACGTTCATGAACGCGCCGGGCGCATCGTCGAAAGGCACTTCCACGCAGCCGGCACGCGTTTGCCATGCCTCGACCTTGCGTCCGCCCGAAGCCAGGAAATCAAGAAGATCGGGCAGCAGCGCGCGCGGCAGCAACATGCAGACTGCCTGCCTGCGTCCCCCCGCGCTTGCCACGGCGATGCGCGGCGCGGTATCGGGGTCGGCATCCGAATGGGTATCGCCACGCGCGTTTTCCCATGACCGCGCCAGGCCTTGGGCCAGCCGCGACACCAGATCCGGCGGCAGGAACGGCGTATCGCACGGCACGGTGGCGATCCATGGCAGCGTCGCGGCGGACAGGCCCGCCGCCACCCCGGCCAGCGGCCCCTGCCATCCGGCATGCGCCGGCATGTCGGCCACGACCCGCCCGTATTCGGCGTAGCGGTCGGCATTCCGATTGGCGCTGACCCAGATGGCGCCGACCTGCGGGGCCAGGCGGGCCCGGACGTGCGCCACCAGCGGACGGCCGTCCAGCGGCACCAGTCCCTTGTCGACGTCCCCCATGCGGGCGCCGCGGCCCCCGGCCAGGATCAGACCGCCGATTTCCGCTGCCTTCACAGTCTGCGCTCCCGGCCCTAGCCGCCGATGTAGCTCATTTCGATTTTTGGCTCGGCCTGCGCGTCGCGGGTCGCGAGCACCCGCCGCTCGGAATAGTTGTCGGCGCGGCCGGACCAGATGCCGGCGATCGCCGCGGCCAGGCCTTCGTCGTCCGCGCCGCCGCGGATCAGGGCGCGCAGATCGTAGCCGCGGCTGGCGAACAGGCAAAGGAACAGACGCCCCTCCGGCGACAGCCGCGCCCGCGTACAGCCTTCGCAGAAGGCGTGCGTGACGCTGGAGATGACGCCGATTTCGCCCGCGCCGTCCGCGTAGGCCCAGCGTTCGGCGACTCGCCCCATGGTTTCGGTTTCCAGCGGCGTCAGCGGATGCTCGGCGCCGATGCGGGCCAGCACTTCGGCGCTGGGCAGCACTTCCGCCATGTTCCAGCCGTTGGTGCTGCCCACGTCCATGTACTCGATGAAGCGCAGGATGTGGCCCGTTCCGCGGAAATGCCGCGCCATGGGCAGGATCTGGTCGTCGTTCATGCCGCGCCGCACGACCATGTTGACCTTGACCGGGGCCAGGCCGGCTTGCGCCGCCGCATCGATGCCGCGCAGGACTTCCGCCACGGGAAAGTCGGTATCGCTCATGCGCGCGAACAGGGCGGGATCCAGCGCGTCCATGCTGACGGTCACGCGCGTCAGGCCGGCGGCCTTCAGCGCGGCGGCCTTGCGCGCCAGCAGGCTGCCGTTGGTCGTCAAGGTCAATTCCAGCGGTTGGCCATCCGGCGTACGCAGCGCCGCCAGCATGCCGACCAGCGCTTCGATATTCTTGCGCAGCAGCGGCTCGCCGCCCGTCAGGCGGATCTTGCGCACTCCCAGCCGCGCGAACACGGCGGCGGTGCGCGCAATTTCCTCGAAGGAAAGCAGTTGCGCGTGCGGCAGGAACACATGGTTGCTGTCGAAGGTATCGCGCGGCATGCAATACGTGCAGCGGAAGTTGCAGCGGTCTGTGACCGAGATGCGCAAATCGCGCAGCGGACGGCCGCGCGCGTCGGTGGCCGCCTGACCGGGCGCCGGCAGGCTCGCCGCGCCGGCAATGCCGTCGGCCGTGCCGGGCGCGCGCTGATCGGTCAGGAAGATCACTTTCGACATGGTGTCTCCATCATAGCGCCATCCCCATCCCCGGCGATCAGCCGAACGCCTCGCTCACGGTCTGGATGCGGCCCGTCTCGGTGGCGTCGTATCCCACCAGCTGTCCCACATAACCCTTGTAGTCGGCGCCGCGCATGATGGCGAGCAAGGCCTGCATCGCGGGCTGCTCCAACGCGGTCTTGCGGATCGCGAAGAAATAGCGCTCGCGCGCCAGCAGGATGAAATCCAGGCCGAAACGGTGCGCCGCCGTTTCCACGCCGATGCCGGCATCGGCCATGCCGCTTGCGATATGGGCGGCCACGGCCATGTGCGTGAACTCGCTGTTCTCGTAGCCGTGCACGCGGGTCACCGGAATGCCGAGCTGCTTGAGCATCAGTTCGACCAGGTGCCGGGTGCTGGAGCCGATCTGGCGGTTTACGAAACGCACGTCTGCGCGAGCCAGGTCGGCCACCCCGTGGATCTTCTTGGGATTGCCGGCCGTCACGAACAGGCCGGTATTGCGCACCGCCAGATGAATCAGCAGATGTTCCGAAGGATTCAGCCATTGCGAGTAGTGCCGCAGCATGGCTGGCTCGAAGTCGCCTTGCGGCACCTGGAAACCCGCCAGGTCGCACTCGCCGGCATCGAGCGAGGCAAGCGCTTCGGTGCCGGTCCGATAGCGCAATTCCAGTCCGGGCCGGCGGTCGCTCATGTGCTGCATCAGCGCTTCCACGGCAAAGCCATGGCTGGCGTGCAGCCGCAGGTGGGGCCCGCTTTCGGGCAGCAGCCGCTCCAGGTCTTCCTGCAGCTCGGAGGCCAGGCTGTCCAGCATGGGCATCAGGCGCGCCTCGATGCGGCGGTTGGCCCACAGCAGCCGCTGTGCGAAGGGCGAAAGCTCGGTCCCCTGCCGCCGCCGCGTGACCAGCAGCGGCGTCCCGAACACCGTTTCGAAATGGCGCAATATGCCCCATGCATGCCGGTACGACACCCCGCACGCCCGGCACGCGCCCGCGATATGCCCTACGGCGTCGATGGCGGACAGCAGCGCCAGCACTTCCTGCAGCGGCACGCCGTCATGGCGCTCGTCGTGCATCAGCCACCACCCCGGCCGCAACGCAATGCGGAATCCGCCCGCGCTCATGCCTCACTTCTCCGATTGCGGCGCAGCCTGCACTTACCTGCAATTCTTTTCATATTGAACCCCTCTACTTTCAGTGTTAGCGTGCCGCCCAAGAGACGACGGCGCCAATAGGGCCATCCATATTATGTTCCAAAAAACATATTAAGGAGCTCGGCGCACAAAGGTAAGCAGTCGCCACCGAAGCGGCGCAGCGGATCCGGCCCCGCCGGCCCGCCAGCTTCGCCCCCTGGAGGGCAAAGCGCGCAGCGCTTCGGCGGCGATCCGGCTATCTACAGGAGTGACCATGCGAGAAGGCCAAGCCAGGGCGGACCTGGCATCGAATGCAGGCGCCCGCGGAGGAGAACTGGCGCACGAGATCGCGGCGCAGTCCGATCATCCCGCCATCGCGGCGGCCGCGCGCGCGGTCGCCGCGCACAAAAACATGCCGGGCGCGCTTCTGCCCATCCTGCACGCCGTGCAGCGCGAGCTGGGCTGTATCCCGCCCGAGGCCGTGGCGCCTATCGCGGAAGCCCTGAACCTATCGCGCGCCGAAGTGCATGGCGTGATCACGTTCTACCCGCTGTTCCGGCAAACGCCGCCGGGCCGGCATGTAGTGGAAGTGTGCCGCGCCGAATCCTGTCAGGCCATGGGCGGCGAACGCATTGCCGACCATGCGCGCCAGAAGCTCGGCTGCGATTTCCACGCGACCAGCAGCGATGGCGCGTTCACGCTCGAACCGGTCTATTGCCTGGGCCTGTGCGCGCAATCGCCGGCCATGCTTGTGGACGGCGTGCCCTACGCGCGCCTGACGCCGCAGCGCTTCGATACCATCCTTGGCTATGTGAAGGAGGCGTCATGACCGCCGCCTCGCCCGCCACGGCCCAGCCCGTCACCGTCTATGTCCCCCGGGACGCCGCCGCGCTCGCCGTAGGGGCGGAAGACGTCGTCCGCGCCATCGAAGCGGAATCGGCGCGCCGCGGCCAAGCCGTGCGCATCGTGCGCAACGGCTCGCGCGGACTGCTCTGGCTCGAACCCATGGTCGAAGTCCTCACGCCCGCGGGCCGCATGGCCTACGGCCCGGTGCAGGCCGACGACGTGCCCGCCCTGTTCGAGGCGGGCTGGCTCCAGGGCGGCAGCCACGCCTTGGGACAGGGTCTGACGGAAGACATCCCTTATCTGAAACGGCAGGAACGCCTGACCTTCGCGCGGGTGGGCATCACCGACCCGCTGAGTCTGGACGACTATCAGGCCCACGGCGGCCTGCAGGGCCTGCGGCGCGCGCTGGAAATGGCGCCGGCCGCCATCGTCGAGGAAGTGCAGACCTCGGGCCTGCGCGGGCGCGGCGGCGCGGCCTTTCCCACCGGCATCAAGTGGAAAACCGTGCTGACCACGCCGGCGGAGCAGAAGTACATCGTCTGCAATGCCGACGAAGGCGATTCGGGCACCTTTGCCGACCGCCTGCTGATGGAAGGCGATCCCTATGTGCTGATCGAAGGCATGGTCATCGCCGGGCTGGCCGTGAACGCCACGCAAGGCTACATCTACGTCCGCGCGGAGTATCCGCACGCCATCGCCGCGCTGCGCGAAGCGATCGCGCGCGCGCAGCGGGCCGGATGGCTCGGCGCCGACATCCTGGGCAGCGGACGCCGCTTCGACCTGGAGGTGCGCGAGGGCGCCGGCGCCTATATCTGCGGCGAGGAAACGTCGCTGCTCGAAAGCCTGGAAGGCAAGCGCGGGGTGGTGCGGGCCAAGCCGCCGCTGCCCGCCATTTCCGGCCTGTTCGGCAAGCCGACGGTCATCAACAACGTAATTTCGCTGGCTTCCGTGCCGGTCATCCTGGCGCGCGGCGGCGCCTGGTATCGCGATTTCGGCGTGGGGCGTTCGCACGGCACCCTGCCTTTCCAGCTCGCCGGCAACCTCAAGCACGGCGGCCTGGTGGAAAAGGCCTTCGGCCTGACGCTGCGCGAGCTGCTCTACGACTTCGGCGGCGGCAGCGCCTCGGGCCGCCCGCTGCGCGCGGTGCAGGTGGGCGGACCGCTGGGGGCCTACTTGCCCGAATCCCAATGGGATGTGCCGCTGGACTACGAAGCCTACGTCGGCATATCGGCAATGATCGGCCACGGCGGGCTGGTGGCTTTCGACGACACCGTGGACATGCAACGCATGGCGCGCTACGCCATGGAGTTCTGCGCCATCGAGTCCTGCGGCAAATGCACGCCGTGCCGCATCGGCTCCACGCGCGGGGTGGAGACCATCGACCGCATCGCCGCCCGCGGCGCCGACCACGAACGCCAGGTCCATCTGTTGCGCGACCTTTGCGACACCATGCTGGGCGGTTCGCTGTGCGCCCTGGGCGGCATGGCGCCCTACCCCGTTCTTTCGGCCTTGAATCATTTCCCCGGGGATTTCGGCATCGCGGCGCCCGAGACGGCGCAGCCGCAGCACCCCGAGCGTCCGGCGCGCCTGAGCTAAGGCAGGCGCGCGGGTAAAAACAGTTTTGGAGACGCCACCATGTTGGAAACGGTCATCAAGCGAGAGCGGGACTACGGCACGCCGGCGCGCGTGTCGGCGCAACTGGTCAGCCTGACCATCGACGGACAGACCATCCGCGTACCCGCCGGCACGTCGGTGATGCGGGCGGCGGCGGAAGCCGGCATCAATATCCCGAAGCTCTGCGCCACCGACAGCCTGGAAGCCTTCGGCTCCTGCCGCCTGTGCCTGGTGGAGATAGACGGCCGCCGCGGCTATCCGGCATCCTGCACCACGCCGGTGGAAGAAGGCATGGTGGTGCGGACGGAAACGCCCAAGCTGCACGACCTGCGCCGCGGCGTGATGGAACTCTACATCTCCGACCATCCGCTGGATTGCCTGACCTGCCCCGCCAACGGCGATTGCGAACTGCAGGACATGGCTGGCGTGGTGGGGCTGCGCGAGGTGCGCTACGGCTATGCCGGCGAAAACCACCTGAGCGACGCCAAGGACGAGTCCAACCCCTACTTTTCCTACGATCCGTCCAAGTGCATCGTCTGCAGCCGATGCGTGCGCGCCTGCGAGGAAACCCAGGGCACGTTCGCGCTCACCATCTCGGGCAAGGGCTTCGCTTCGCGCGTGTCCGCCGGCCAGGACCAGCCCTTCATGGACAGCGAATGCGTATCGTGCGGCGCCTGTGTGCAGGCGTGCCCCACCGCGACCCTGCAGGAAAAGACCGTCATCATGATGGGCCAGGCCGAGCATTCGGTCGTGACCACCTGCGCGTATTGCGGCGTGGGCTGCGGCTTCAAGGCCGAGATGAAGGGACAGGAAGTGGTGCGCATGGTCCCGTGGAAAGACGGCCAGGCCAACCGCGGCCACTCCTGCGTGAAAGGACGCTTCGCCTGGGGCTACGCGACGCACAAGGAACGCGTCACCAAGCCCATGATCCGCAAACGCATCACCGATCCGTGGCGCGAAGTATCGTGGGAAGAAGCCATCGCCTACGCCGCCTCCGAGTTCAAGCGCATCCAGGCCGAGCACGGCCGCGATTCGATCGGCGGCATCACGTCTTCGCGCTGCACGAACGAAGAAACGTGGCTCGTGCAGAAACTGGTGCGGGCCGGTTTCGGCACCAATAACGTCGATACCTGCGCCCGCGTTTGCCACTCGCCGACCGGCTACGGGCTGAAGCAGACGCTCGGCGAGTCGGCCGGCACGCAGACGTTCGACTCCATCATGCATACCGACGTGGTCATGGTGATGGGCGCGAACCCCAGCAGCGCCCACCCGGTGTTCGCGTCGCGCCTGAAGCGCCGCCTGCGGGAGGGCGCGCGCCTGATCGTCATCGACCCCCGCCGCATCGAACTCGTGAATGCGCCGCATGTCAAGGCCGATT
The sequence above is a segment of the Bordetella genomosp. 9 genome. Coding sequences within it:
- the mobA gene encoding molybdenum cofactor guanylyltransferase MobA; protein product: MKAAEIGGLILAGGRGARMGDVDKGLVPLDGRPLVAHVRARLAPQVGAIWVSANRNADRYAEYGRVVADMPAHAGWQGPLAGVAAGLSAATLPWIATVPCDTPFLPPDLVSRLAQGLARSWENARGDTHSDADPDTAPRIAVASAGGRRQAVCMLLPRALLPDLLDFLASGGRKVEAWQTRAGCVEVPFDDAPGAFMNVNTPGDLIAARGQDNQCWKS
- the moaA gene encoding GTP 3',8-cyclase MoaA produces the protein MSKVIFLTDQRAPGTADGIAGAASLPAPGQAATDARGRPLRDLRISVTDRCNFRCTYCMPRDTFDSNHVFLPHAQLLSFEEIARTAAVFARLGVRKIRLTGGEPLLRKNIEALVGMLAALRTPDGQPLELTLTTNGSLLARKAAALKAAGLTRVTVSMDALDPALFARMSDTDFPVAEVLRGIDAAAQAGLAPVKVNMVVRRGMNDDQILPMARHFRGTGHILRFIEYMDVGSTNGWNMAEVLPSAEVLARIGAEHPLTPLETETMGRVAERWAYADGAGEIGVISSVTHAFCEGCTRARLSPEGRLFLCLFASRGYDLRALIRGGADDEGLAAAIAGIWSGRADNYSERRVLATRDAQAEPKIEMSYIGG
- a CDS encoding substrate-binding domain-containing protein, yielding MSAGGFRIALRPGWWLMHDERHDGVPLQEVLALLSAIDAVGHIAGACRACGVSYRHAWGILRHFETVFGTPLLVTRRRQGTELSPFAQRLLWANRRIEARLMPMLDSLASELQEDLERLLPESGPHLRLHASHGFAVEALMQHMSDRRPGLELRYRTGTEALASLDAGECDLAGFQVPQGDFEPAMLRHYSQWLNPSEHLLIHLAVRNTGLFVTAGNPKKIHGVADLARADVRFVNRQIGSSTRHLVELMLKQLGIPVTRVHGYENSEFTHMAVAAHIASGMADAGIGVETAAHRFGLDFILLARERYFFAIRKTALEQPAMQALLAIMRGADYKGYVGQLVGYDATETGRIQTVSEAFG
- a CDS encoding formate dehydrogenase subunit gamma; this encodes MREGQARADLASNAGARGGELAHEIAAQSDHPAIAAAARAVAAHKNMPGALLPILHAVQRELGCIPPEAVAPIAEALNLSRAEVHGVITFYPLFRQTPPGRHVVEVCRAESCQAMGGERIADHARQKLGCDFHATSSDGAFTLEPVYCLGLCAQSPAMLVDGVPYARLTPQRFDTILGYVKEAS
- a CDS encoding formate dehydrogenase beta subunit, yielding MTAASPATAQPVTVYVPRDAAALAVGAEDVVRAIEAESARRGQAVRIVRNGSRGLLWLEPMVEVLTPAGRMAYGPVQADDVPALFEAGWLQGGSHALGQGLTEDIPYLKRQERLTFARVGITDPLSLDDYQAHGGLQGLRRALEMAPAAIVEEVQTSGLRGRGGAAFPTGIKWKTVLTTPAEQKYIVCNADEGDSGTFADRLLMEGDPYVLIEGMVIAGLAVNATQGYIYVRAEYPHAIAALREAIARAQRAGWLGADILGSGRRFDLEVREGAGAYICGEETSLLESLEGKRGVVRAKPPLPAISGLFGKPTVINNVISLASVPVILARGGAWYRDFGVGRSHGTLPFQLAGNLKHGGLVEKAFGLTLRELLYDFGGGSASGRPLRAVQVGGPLGAYLPESQWDVPLDYEAYVGISAMIGHGGLVAFDDTVDMQRMARYAMEFCAIESCGKCTPCRIGSTRGVETIDRIAARGADHERQVHLLRDLCDTMLGGSLCALGGMAPYPVLSALNHFPGDFGIAAPETAQPQHPERPARLS